A single Agrococcus sp. ARC_14 DNA region contains:
- the paaC gene encoding 1,2-phenylacetyl-CoA epoxidase subunit PaaC: protein MNAPQPPATGRDAAAVNAAYEAEAAEAHGDVTVDELDLAAELSGVPSARATDDVAEYALRLGDDALILSQRLGWWISRAPELEEDMALGNIALDLLGHARSLLHYAGTASDRSEDDLAYWRDEHEFRCAWLFQQPNGDFAHTIVRGLIAAIWMQELHTALSTSTDASLAAIAAKSVKEVAYHRDHAVQWTLRLAGGTDESRERLLVALTDTWVYIDELFRDDELHERLEGIVPRPSSLRAGFDEVWDAVLAEAEITPADFVDKKIGASSGGGRFGNHSTHLGPLLAEMQVLARRHPGASW, encoded by the coding sequence GTGAACGCTCCCCAGCCCCCGGCGACCGGTCGCGACGCCGCCGCCGTCAACGCCGCCTACGAGGCCGAGGCGGCCGAGGCGCACGGCGACGTCACCGTCGACGAGCTCGACCTCGCCGCAGAGCTCTCGGGCGTGCCCTCGGCGAGGGCCACCGACGACGTGGCCGAGTACGCGCTCCGGCTCGGCGACGACGCGCTGATCCTCTCCCAGCGGCTCGGCTGGTGGATCTCGCGCGCCCCCGAGCTCGAGGAGGACATGGCGCTGGGCAACATCGCCCTCGACCTGCTCGGGCACGCCCGCAGCCTCCTGCACTACGCGGGCACCGCATCCGACCGCTCCGAGGACGACCTCGCCTACTGGCGCGACGAGCACGAGTTCCGCTGCGCGTGGCTCTTCCAGCAGCCGAACGGCGACTTCGCGCACACGATCGTGCGCGGCCTCATCGCGGCGATCTGGATGCAGGAGCTCCACACCGCGCTGTCGACGTCGACGGATGCATCACTGGCGGCCATCGCGGCCAAGTCGGTCAAGGAGGTGGCCTACCACCGCGACCACGCCGTGCAGTGGACCCTGCGCCTCGCCGGCGGCACCGACGAGTCGCGCGAGCGCCTGCTCGTCGCGCTCACCGACACCTGGGTCTACATCGACGAGCTGTTCCGCGACGACGAGCTGCACGAGCGCCTCGAGGGCATCGTGCCGCGGCCCTCGAGTCTGCGCGCCGGCTTCGACGAGGTGTGGGATGCGGTGCTCGCGGAGGCGGAGATCACCCCTGCCGACTTCGTCGACAAGAAGATCGGGGCGTCCTCCGGTGGCGGCCGCTTCGGCAACCACTCCACGCACCTGGGCCCGCTGCTGGCCGAGATGCAGGTGCTGGCGCGCCGGCACCCGGGGGCGTCGTGGTGA
- the paaB gene encoding 1,2-phenylacetyl-CoA epoxidase subunit PaaB — translation MASPGDIAGEGWPLYEVFVRANRGLSHVHVGSLHAPDDDMALRNARDLYTRRNEGVSVWVVRSSAITTSDPDQKGAFFESPAGKNYRHAKYYEKSAEVPHL, via the coding sequence ATGGCATCACCAGGCGACATCGCCGGCGAGGGCTGGCCGCTGTATGAGGTGTTCGTGCGCGCGAACCGCGGGCTGAGCCACGTGCACGTCGGCTCCCTGCACGCGCCCGACGACGACATGGCGCTGCGCAACGCGCGCGACCTCTACACGCGTCGCAACGAGGGTGTCTCGGTGTGGGTGGTGCGCTCGAGCGCGATCACCACGAGCGACCCCGACCAGAAGGGTGCGTTCTTCGAGAGCCCCGCCGGCAAGAACTACCGGCACGCGAAGTACTACGAGAAGAGCGCGGAGGTGCCGCACCTGTGA